One Serpentinicella alkaliphila DNA segment encodes these proteins:
- a CDS encoding phospho-sugar mutase, whose translation MEAKTLEKYRIWVEEPCFDLDTKKELEDIKENYKEIEDRFFKEIEFGTAGLRGVIGAGTNRINKYMVRKTTQGLANHIESSSEKAKTRGVVIAYDNRRMSREFTEEAARVLTANGIKVYLFNSIRTTPELSFAIRYLNCISGIVITASHNPPEYNGYKVYWEDGAQISSEKAKDIIESIGLVNDFGSIAIISIGEATEQGLIVNLDSEIDDAYIEEVKKQSIRGKIVKNVGQEFKVVYTPLHGTGNIPVRRVLKEIGFSNVFVVPEQELPDSEFSTVKYPNPEEKEAFELAIKLAMKEDANLILGTDPDCDRVGAVVKDRNGEYVVLTGNQTGALLVEYILSGLKETGRLGDKDVIIKTIVTSELGTDIARSFGIDVINTLTGFKYIGEKIKEFEKTGENFIFGYEESFGYLAGTHARDKDAVVTSMLICEMAAYYYSKGMSLYDALMELYNKYGFYLEDLKSITLEGKDGLNKIGRIMEFFRKEKLQFIDSKKVVAIEDYKDSSIIYLDEAREVDEIDLPKADVIKFILEDGAWIALRPSGTEPKLKIYGGVKEDSMEESKSVLYKIISFVDDLIQGVI comes from the coding sequence ATGGAAGCTAAAACTTTAGAAAAATATAGGATTTGGGTTGAAGAACCCTGTTTCGATTTAGATACAAAGAAAGAATTAGAGGATATTAAAGAGAATTATAAGGAAATTGAGGATAGATTTTTTAAGGAAATTGAGTTTGGAACTGCTGGACTTCGAGGAGTTATAGGGGCAGGGACCAATAGAATAAATAAATATATGGTTAGAAAGACTACCCAAGGATTAGCTAATCATATAGAAAGTAGTAGTGAAAAAGCTAAAACTAGAGGTGTAGTTATAGCCTATGACAATAGAAGGATGTCGAGAGAATTTACTGAAGAGGCAGCTAGGGTTTTAACTGCTAATGGAATTAAAGTGTATCTATTTAATTCCATTAGGACTACGCCTGAGCTTTCCTTTGCTATTAGGTATTTAAATTGTATTTCAGGAATTGTAATTACGGCTAGTCATAATCCACCGGAGTACAATGGGTATAAGGTATATTGGGAAGATGGAGCCCAAATATCCTCTGAGAAAGCGAAAGATATAATTGAATCTATAGGATTAGTTAATGATTTTGGATCTATTGCAATTATAAGTATAGGTGAAGCTACAGAACAAGGATTAATAGTCAACTTAGATTCTGAAATAGATGACGCATATATTGAGGAAGTAAAGAAGCAAAGTATAAGAGGAAAAATAGTAAAAAACGTTGGGCAAGAATTTAAAGTAGTCTATACTCCATTACATGGAACGGGAAATATTCCAGTAAGAAGAGTTTTAAAAGAAATTGGTTTTAGTAATGTTTTTGTAGTTCCAGAGCAAGAACTTCCAGATTCTGAATTTTCAACTGTCAAATATCCGAATCCAGAAGAAAAGGAAGCCTTTGAGCTAGCAATTAAATTGGCTATGAAGGAGGATGCTAACTTAATATTAGGTACAGATCCGGATTGCGATAGAGTGGGAGCAGTAGTTAAGGATAGGAATGGAGAGTATGTTGTTCTTACAGGAAATCAAACAGGTGCTCTTTTAGTAGAATATATTCTTTCAGGATTAAAAGAAACGGGTAGATTAGGGGATAAAGATGTAATAATAAAAACAATCGTAACTAGTGAATTGGGTACCGATATTGCTAGGAGCTTTGGTATTGATGTTATTAATACCCTAACGGGATTTAAATACATAGGAGAAAAAATAAAAGAGTTCGAAAAAACAGGTGAAAACTTTATATTTGGTTATGAGGAAAGCTTTGGTTATTTAGCAGGAACCCATGCTAGAGATAAGGATGCCGTAGTCACCTCTATGCTCATATGTGAGATGGCAGCCTATTATTACTCCAAAGGGATGAGCCTATATGATGCTCTTATGGAACTGTATAATAAATATGGTTTCTATTTGGAAGATTTAAAATCTATTACCCTTGAAGGTAAGGATGGATTAAATAAAATAGGTAGGATTATGGAGTTTTTTAGGAAAGAGAAACTTCAGTTTATTGACAGTAAAAAAGTTGTAGCTATTGAAGACTATAAAGATTCTTCTATAATATATTTAGATGAAGCTAGAGAAGTAGATGAAATAGACTTACCAAAAGCGGATGTTATCAAATTTATTTTGGAAGATGGAGCATGGATAGCCCTAAGGCCTTCGGGAACTGAACCCAAGCTTAAAATATACGGTGGGGTTAAGGAAGACTCTATGGAAGAAAGCAAAAGTGTTTTATATAAAATTATTTCCTTTGTAGATGACCTAATCCAAGGTGTAATATAG
- a CDS encoding IS3 family transposase: protein METSQKEDELNEEGKRRLNVSGVLKILGVSRSGYNSFKRRVPSDMNKRKEYIKVQIKQIHDESYQNYGAPKITQRLQQNGETISEKTVGNYMREMGIKAQYVKPYTVTTIDSNFSEELTNILNKEFNPSEPNAVWCSDITYIWTYEGFVYLTSIMDLYSRKIISWVLSTTLEAKWVIEAINKAKASRNISKPLVMHSDRGVQYTCTAYQKSTEKFINSYSRKANPWDNACIESFHALIKREWINRFKILDYNHAYRLVFNYIEAFYNTVRIHSHCGYLSPNQYEAEYNKELSKLYQEAS, encoded by the coding sequence ATAGAAACATCCCAAAAGGAAGATGAATTAAATGAAGAGGGAAAACGCCGGCTTAATGTTAGCGGAGTGCTTAAAATACTAGGCGTTTCTAGGAGTGGTTATAATTCCTTTAAGAGAAGGGTTCCTTCTGATATGAATAAAAGAAAAGAATATATAAAGGTTCAAATTAAGCAAATACATGATGAGTCTTATCAGAACTATGGAGCTCCTAAAATAACACAGCGATTACAACAAAATGGAGAAACCATATCAGAAAAAACAGTAGGTAATTATATGAGAGAAATGGGAATAAAAGCCCAATATGTAAAGCCTTATACGGTTACAACAATAGATTCGAATTTTAGTGAGGAACTTACTAATATATTGAATAAGGAATTTAACCCATCCGAACCAAACGCAGTATGGTGTTCTGATATTACATATATTTGGACCTATGAAGGGTTTGTATATTTAACTAGTATAATGGACCTGTATTCAAGAAAAATAATATCTTGGGTGCTTAGTACTACCCTAGAAGCAAAATGGGTAATAGAAGCAATTAATAAAGCCAAGGCATCACGGAATATAAGTAAACCATTAGTTATGCATTCAGATCGCGGGGTGCAATATACATGTACAGCATATCAAAAATCTACAGAAAAATTTATAAATAGTTATTCTAGGAAAGCTAATCCATGGGATAATGCATGTATAGAATCATTCCATGCATTAATTAAAAGAGAGTGGATAAATAGATTCAAGATATTAGATTATAATCATGCATATCGATTGGTTTTTAACTATATAGAAGCATTTTATAATACAGTAAGAATACATAGCCATTGTGGATATTTATCTCCAAATCAGTATGAAGCTGAATATAACAAGGAGCTAAGCAAATTATACCAAGAAGCGAGTTGA
- a CDS encoding transposase, with the protein MSKQYTKEFKEDAARYYLEHKDLGLMVCAKNLGVSRTALSAWVKESKSNNGEVPTRGSGNYQSDEAKENARLRKELRDAQDALEILKKAISILGN; encoded by the coding sequence ATGAGTAAACAGTATACAAAAGAATTTAAAGAGGATGCAGCTAGGTACTATTTAGAGCATAAAGACTTAGGATTAATGGTTTGTGCAAAGAATTTGGGGGTAAGTAGAACAGCATTATCAGCTTGGGTAAAAGAATCAAAGTCAAATAATGGTGAGGTGCCTACGAGAGGATCTGGTAATTACCAAAGTGATGAAGCTAAAGAAAATGCAAGACTACGTAAAGAGTTAAGAGATGCGCAGGATGCATTAGAAATACTAAAAAAGGCAATCAGCATTCTGGGAAACTAA
- a CDS encoding ubiquitin family protein translates to MDVDEYRNLISEFSDLPLFDEKCSFYYDETGNVRKFRLTEVGVNAEEVIANDFILGGVLFKGDTLPCDVDKLFDELKINAWYYVKKKYKLN, encoded by the coding sequence ATGGATGTTGATGAATATAGAAATTTGATTAGCGAGTTTTCAGACTTACCATTATTTGATGAGAAGTGCAGCTTCTATTATGATGAGACCGGGAACGTCCGCAAGTTTAGATTGACAGAGGTTGGTGTGAATGCAGAAGAAGTCATTGCCAACGACTTTATTCTCGGTGGTGTGCTGTTTAAAGGTGATACTCTCCCATGCGATGTAGACAAGTTGTTTGATGAGTTGAAAATCAATGCATGGTACTATGTCAAGAAAAAGTACAAGTTAAATTAG